In Pseudobacter ginsenosidimutans, the following are encoded in one genomic region:
- a CDS encoding zinc-dependent metalloprotease: MRKTILLMSAGLMLATASIAQRKKGPAPQPADTSKKPVMAPPAPGMMGRPGGAPKAGPKPYGEVITSKATTRKGMFIVHKQDDRYLFEIPDSLIGRDVLVVSRISKSATGGRAQMMGYGGDQINETVIRFEKGPDDKIFLKTISYTELSTDSSENGMYRSVINSNLQPIAAVFDVKAYNKGAVIDLTDYIAGDNDIFFFEANAKRALGLSAMTPPASYITEVKSFPGNVEIKTVKTYTKSSGGGMLPGMMGGGGSTGPATFELNTSLVLLPAVPMKARHYDDRVGYFATGYTDFDANPQGVKKISMITRWKLEPKPEDVEKYKRGELVEPQNPIVYYIDPATPKKWVPFLIAGVNDWQVAFEKAGFKNAIYALEAPKNDSTWSVEDARHNVIVYKPSDIPNASGPHVHDPRSGEIMETHVNWYHNVMNLLRNWYMIQAAAVDPKARKMQFDDELMGQLIRFVSSHEVGHTLGLRHNFGSSSTVPVENLRNKAWVEANGHTPSIMDYARFNYVAQPEDGISEKGIFPRIGDYDIWAIEWGYKWKPEFKTAAEETTWSNKWIIERLKANNRLFFGTEMDRDDPRCQNEDLGDNAMKASAYGIKNLKRVLAGIPEWSKEPNEGYDNLATLYKEVVGQYSRYMGHVTKNIGGIETTPKSIEQPGAVYEFTSKARQKEAMAFLQEQLFTTPSWLLDYKLMPIIGVNPGTQLAGLQAQVAARLMNPSTLGKLDLFEQTKGSAAYTSTEMLSDLKKGIWSELATRKAIDPQRRMLQKGYVDALIAIVAPAPAPAQNIGGMQVQMSGGGSKISDATSLLKGHARSLMAEIKAAAAAAPNQATRLHLQDVAGRLSDALDKK; encoded by the coding sequence ATGCGTAAAACAATTTTGCTGATGAGTGCCGGCCTTATGCTTGCTACGGCATCCATCGCTCAGCGGAAGAAAGGGCCAGCCCCCCAACCTGCTGATACTTCCAAGAAACCGGTGATGGCTCCTCCCGCACCTGGTATGATGGGTCGCCCCGGTGGCGCCCCCAAAGCTGGTCCTAAACCCTACGGTGAAGTGATCACTTCAAAAGCGACAACAAGAAAAGGAATGTTCATCGTGCACAAGCAGGATGACCGCTACCTTTTCGAGATCCCTGATTCCCTGATTGGCCGCGACGTTCTTGTTGTGAGCCGCATCTCCAAATCCGCTACCGGCGGACGCGCCCAGATGATGGGTTATGGTGGTGACCAGATCAATGAAACTGTGATCCGCTTTGAGAAAGGTCCGGACGATAAGATCTTCCTGAAGACCATTTCCTACACTGAACTGAGCACCGACTCTTCCGAGAACGGTATGTACAGATCAGTGATCAACTCTAACCTGCAACCAATTGCTGCAGTATTTGATGTAAAAGCATACAACAAAGGCGCTGTGATCGATCTTACCGATTATATTGCCGGCGACAATGATATCTTTTTCTTTGAAGCCAATGCTAAACGCGCTCTCGGCCTTAGTGCCATGACTCCTCCGGCCTCCTACATTACCGAGGTGAAATCTTTCCCTGGTAACGTGGAGATCAAAACTGTAAAAACCTACACCAAATCAAGTGGTGGCGGTATGTTGCCCGGCATGATGGGCGGTGGCGGAAGCACAGGACCTGCTACTTTCGAACTGAACACTTCTCTGGTACTGCTTCCTGCTGTTCCTATGAAGGCGCGTCATTACGATGACCGTGTTGGTTATTTCGCTACAGGTTATACTGACTTCGATGCCAACCCACAAGGTGTAAAGAAGATCAGCATGATCACACGCTGGAAACTCGAACCCAAACCTGAAGATGTAGAAAAATACAAAAGAGGTGAGCTGGTTGAACCACAAAATCCCATCGTTTACTATATCGATCCCGCTACTCCCAAAAAATGGGTTCCATTCCTGATCGCTGGTGTGAACGACTGGCAGGTTGCTTTCGAGAAAGCCGGTTTCAAAAATGCGATCTACGCCCTCGAAGCTCCAAAGAATGATTCTACCTGGAGTGTGGAAGATGCCCGTCACAATGTGATCGTGTACAAACCTTCCGATATTCCAAACGCCAGTGGCCCTCACGTTCATGATCCCCGCAGTGGTGAGATCATGGAAACACACGTGAACTGGTACCACAATGTGATGAACCTGCTGCGCAACTGGTACATGATCCAGGCTGCCGCTGTAGATCCCAAAGCACGCAAAATGCAATTCGATGATGAACTGATGGGTCAACTGATCCGTTTCGTATCATCTCATGAAGTAGGACATACCCTCGGTCTGCGCCACAACTTCGGCTCTTCTTCTACTGTTCCTGTTGAGAACCTGCGCAACAAAGCATGGGTTGAAGCCAATGGCCATACGCCTTCTATCATGGACTATGCACGTTTCAACTACGTAGCACAGCCGGAAGATGGTATTTCTGAAAAAGGAATTTTCCCACGTATCGGTGATTACGATATCTGGGCTATTGAATGGGGTTACAAATGGAAACCTGAATTCAAGACCGCTGCTGAAGAAACAACATGGTCCAATAAATGGATCATCGAAAGACTGAAGGCCAACAACCGTCTGTTCTTCGGTACTGAAATGGACCGTGACGATCCACGTTGTCAGAATGAAGACCTGGGCGATAATGCCATGAAAGCAAGCGCTTACGGTATCAAGAACCTGAAACGTGTACTGGCCGGTATTCCTGAGTGGTCCAAAGAACCCAATGAAGGTTATGACAACCTGGCTACACTTTACAAAGAAGTAGTAGGTCAGTATAGCCGCTACATGGGCCATGTTACAAAGAATATCGGTGGAATCGAAACTACACCCAAAAGCATCGAGCAGCCGGGTGCTGTTTATGAATTCACTTCCAAAGCCCGTCAGAAAGAAGCGATGGCATTCCTGCAGGAGCAACTGTTCACTACACCTTCCTGGTTACTGGATTACAAACTGATGCCCATCATTGGTGTAAATCCCGGTACACAACTGGCAGGTCTCCAGGCACAGGTAGCTGCCCGTTTGATGAATCCTTCCACTCTGGGTAAGCTGGATCTCTTTGAACAAACAAAAGGAAGCGCTGCCTACACTTCCACTGAAATGCTCAGTGATCTGAAGAAAGGAATCTGGAGTGAACTGGCTACCCGCAAAGCCATCGATCCTCAGCGCCGTATGCTGCAGAAAGGATATGTAGATGCACTGATCGCTATCGTTGCACCTGCTCCTGCACCTGCACAGAATATTGGCGGAATGCAGGTACAAATGAGCGGCGGCGGATCCAAGATCTCTGACGCAACTTCACTGCTGAAAGGCCACGCACGCAGCCTCATGGCTGAGATCAAAGCCGCAGCAGCTGCTGCTCCCAACCAGGCTACACGTCTGCACCTGCAGGATGTTGCCGGAAGGTTGAGCGATGCGCTGGATAAGAAATAA
- a CDS encoding ring-cleaving dioxygenase: MNEQILGLHHITAIASNAQRNLDFYTKVLGLRLVKKTVNFDDPGTYHFYYGNEEGTPGTILTFFPWQHIGQGRNGVGMATEITYAVPENSLNAWKERLTKFDVPFTEGTRFGEPYVSFSDPDGLNLSLVVPAKADTRTPWQTEDVKEDIATKGFHSLTLSLRRTDGTASVLTGIFGYRLLAREGNRYRYVTDAVEHAGIIDLLELPDGKPGYNAAGTNHHVAFRVADDTILMKFRDKVVSKGLQITPKIDRDYFFSLYFREPGGVLFEIATDNPGFTVDEPLDQLGTNLKLPKQYEPVRADIEKELPELVG; encoded by the coding sequence ATGAACGAACAAATACTTGGACTGCACCATATAACAGCAATAGCATCAAATGCACAAAGGAATCTCGATTTCTATACAAAAGTGCTTGGGCTGAGACTGGTCAAAAAGACTGTCAACTTCGATGATCCGGGTACTTACCATTTTTACTACGGAAATGAAGAAGGCACTCCCGGCACCATATTGACCTTCTTCCCCTGGCAACATATTGGTCAGGGCCGCAACGGAGTTGGCATGGCAACAGAGATCACATATGCTGTTCCTGAAAACAGTCTGAATGCATGGAAGGAACGTTTAACGAAGTTCGATGTTCCTTTTACTGAGGGAACAAGATTTGGTGAGCCTTATGTTTCTTTCAGTGATCCTGATGGGCTCAACCTGAGCCTGGTCGTTCCTGCCAAAGCAGACACAAGAACGCCCTGGCAAACTGAAGATGTAAAAGAAGACATCGCAACAAAAGGATTCCACAGTCTCACCTTGTCCTTGAGAAGGACTGATGGAACAGCTTCTGTGCTGACCGGTATATTCGGTTATCGTTTGCTGGCCCGGGAAGGGAACCGCTATCGTTACGTCACCGATGCTGTGGAGCATGCAGGCATCATCGATCTGCTGGAACTGCCTGATGGCAAGCCCGGTTACAATGCAGCAGGCACCAATCACCACGTTGCATTCAGGGTGGCCGATGATACCATCCTGATGAAATTCCGGGATAAAGTGGTAAGCAAGGGATTGCAGATCACTCCGAAGATAGACAGGGATTATTTCTTCTCCCTGTACTTCAGGGAACCCGGCGGTGTATTGTTCGAGATCGCAACAGACAATCCAGGATTTACAGTGGATGAACCATTGGATCAACTGGGAACAAACCTGAAACTGCCCAAACAGTATGAGCCTGTCAGGGCGGATATCGAAAAAGAATTACCTGAATTGGTTGGTTAA
- a CDS encoding class 1 isoprenoid biosynthesis enzyme has protein sequence MEILRQNTGRLSDTVSLPNTSLLTVARHMFSLHRQMKLQEKKCKEEIPALIAAIVPPDQFSFSSKDILRITKYYQLALNLVCENIYLIPEKKLNASEHRNILQLSIFMPLFDDLFDDRLLDYPQIEALITEPEKYTPSNKIDSIVHALYVQLLREIPARDRFIQYLKEGAYWELQSLKQFNSEISEEELTQITYNKSYYSILLFCSVLESWPGAAMEALLYPVSGLMQLTNDVFDVWKDLQKGVHTIPNLYWNYEKLEAVFLNEVRSINTQTARLPYPVNNRKNFLIRTHALNAMGWMSLQQLREVAILKPFSEASRKELVCDMDSLRQQLRWVGYVRQLCNTGKK, from the coding sequence ATGGAGATACTCCGACAGAATACCGGTCGTTTATCCGATACAGTTAGCTTGCCAAATACCAGCCTGCTGACTGTTGCCCGGCATATGTTCAGCCTGCACAGGCAAATGAAGCTGCAGGAGAAAAAGTGTAAAGAAGAAATTCCTGCATTGATCGCTGCTATCGTTCCTCCCGATCAATTCAGTTTCTCTTCCAAAGACATCCTGCGGATCACAAAATATTATCAGCTTGCGCTTAACCTGGTCTGCGAAAACATTTACCTTATCCCGGAAAAAAAACTCAATGCCTCCGAACACAGGAATATCCTTCAGCTTAGCATCTTCATGCCCCTCTTTGATGATCTTTTCGATGATCGATTACTGGACTATCCGCAGATTGAAGCATTGATCACCGAACCGGAAAAATATACCCCTTCCAATAAGATCGACTCCATTGTACATGCCTTGTACGTACAGCTTCTCCGTGAAATACCGGCACGGGACCGCTTCATTCAATACCTGAAGGAAGGAGCTTATTGGGAACTGCAATCATTGAAGCAATTCAACAGTGAAATATCCGAAGAGGAGCTTACGCAGATCACTTACAACAAAAGCTATTACAGTATTCTACTTTTTTGTTCGGTGCTGGAATCCTGGCCCGGAGCAGCAATGGAAGCATTGCTCTATCCGGTATCCGGACTGATGCAACTGACCAATGATGTATTCGATGTATGGAAAGACCTCCAGAAAGGGGTTCATACCATTCCCAATCTTTACTGGAATTATGAAAAACTGGAAGCCGTCTTTCTGAATGAGGTCAGGTCCATCAACACGCAAACAGCACGGTTGCCTTATCCGGTAAACAACCGGAAAAATTTCCTGATCAGAACGCATGCACTCAATGCGATGGGCTGGATGAGTTTGCAGCAGTTACGGGAAGTGGCTATACTAAAGCCTTTCAGTGAAGCAAGCCGGAAAGAGCTGGTCTGCGATATGGATAGTCTGCGTCAACAATTGAGATGGGTAGGTTATGTCCGGCAACTATGCAATACAGGAAAAAAATAA
- a CDS encoding ATP-grasp domain-containing protein: protein MEAKVAVVYQAASPPVRNGIIKPMKPGGYSDSGADIAYTLQRCGVSIVLPLSDPSIENDPGWVFPDTKDGIQEAINKGADTIWLNTVLYTGHPIEAFIKKGIYVVGQIPANVDRFDDKLVTNELLRDHELPIPRSVTIDSRNAAGYKPGFPFPVVAKPIRGRGSQGVTVVKNETELSKTLAEMLSSNDYGAAVYVEEFLSGEELTITVMPPGEYSINNHAVIKDNYWSLPPVKRFNHQEGIAPYNGTVAVVNNSAVLTPLELLNPDIAQLCHACEKAASLVGAKAAIRIDCRADAAGKYFLFDLNMKPNMTGASRPHRGDQDSLTTMAARSIGWTFNDLLLNLLRQRWR, encoded by the coding sequence ATGGAAGCTAAAGTTGCCGTTGTTTATCAGGCCGCATCACCACCAGTACGGAATGGGATCATCAAACCAATGAAACCAGGCGGCTATTCAGACAGCGGAGCGGATATCGCGTATACCTTGCAGCGCTGCGGCGTTTCCATTGTATTGCCGTTGAGCGACCCTTCAATCGAAAATGATCCCGGCTGGGTATTCCCTGATACAAAAGATGGCATACAGGAAGCCATCAACAAAGGCGCCGATACCATTTGGCTGAATACAGTATTGTATACCGGTCACCCTATAGAAGCGTTCATCAAAAAAGGGATCTATGTAGTAGGACAGATCCCCGCCAACGTTGACCGTTTCGACGATAAACTGGTGACCAATGAACTGCTAAGAGATCATGAGCTTCCTATTCCAAGATCAGTAACAATAGACAGCAGGAATGCTGCAGGATATAAACCAGGCTTCCCCTTTCCGGTAGTAGCAAAACCCATCCGCGGACGGGGAAGCCAGGGAGTTACTGTTGTGAAAAATGAAACTGAATTATCGAAGACGCTTGCTGAAATGCTTTCTTCCAATGATTACGGTGCAGCAGTTTACGTTGAAGAATTCCTTTCCGGAGAAGAACTAACCATCACCGTTATGCCACCCGGTGAATACAGCATTAACAACCATGCTGTAATAAAAGACAACTATTGGAGTTTGCCTCCTGTAAAACGATTCAATCACCAGGAAGGGATCGCGCCGTATAATGGAACGGTGGCCGTTGTGAACAACAGTGCGGTATTGACGCCGCTCGAATTGCTCAATCCGGATATTGCCCAGCTTTGCCATGCATGTGAAAAAGCCGCCAGCCTGGTAGGAGCCAAAGCTGCGATCCGCATAGACTGCAGGGCCGATGCAGCAGGAAAATATTTCCTTTTCGACCTCAACATGAAGCCCAATATGACAGGTGCTTCCAGGCCGCATCGTGGGGACCAGGACAGTCTTACCACCATGGCTGCCCGCAGCATTGGCTGGACCTTCAATGATCTGCTATTGAACTTGCTGCGTCAGCGTTGGCGATAA
- a CDS encoding efflux RND transporter periplasmic adaptor subunit: MKQSILSCVVAFLLTACGGKKEEKENVPKTDFSEISQTVSLSVQQRSSAGIEVGLPQYENISNTIALQGMVDAPPQNTVKLSFPLGGYIRSTNLLPGKSVKKGQVLAYIEDMQFIQLQQDYLTAKTNFAFYEKEYERQRYLNSSKASSDKVFQQAKADMDKENILISSLAEKLKLLGIDPNNLTPGNIRKEVPVLSPINGFVSKINISIGKYTSPTDILFELIDPSDLHLSLKVFEKDLPKIAVGEKVYAWSNNNPEKKYAAKVFLINRTFDENRSTEIHCHFDKYAAELVPGMFMNGDVAVQDVKSLVVPEEAVVRWANKHYVFVEKENGDFTMTEVIPGVLNGARQQIESKNITTDTKLVLKNAFSLLMKLMNAEEEG; the protein is encoded by the coding sequence ATGAAACAATCTATATTAAGCTGCGTAGTGGCATTTCTGCTGACTGCCTGCGGCGGAAAGAAAGAAGAAAAAGAAAATGTTCCCAAAACAGATTTCTCTGAAATCTCGCAAACAGTTTCCCTGAGCGTACAACAACGATCCAGTGCAGGAATTGAAGTGGGACTTCCCCAATATGAAAACATCAGCAACACCATCGCCCTGCAGGGTATGGTGGATGCACCTCCTCAAAACACGGTGAAGCTCAGCTTTCCATTGGGCGGCTATATCAGGTCTACCAATCTCTTGCCGGGCAAGTCCGTAAAGAAAGGACAGGTGCTGGCATACATAGAGGATATGCAATTCATTCAGCTGCAGCAGGATTATCTTACCGCAAAGACCAATTTCGCATTCTATGAAAAAGAATATGAAAGACAACGCTACCTGAACAGCAGCAAAGCCAGCAGCGACAAAGTGTTCCAACAGGCAAAAGCGGATATGGACAAAGAGAACATCCTGATCAGTTCGCTGGCCGAAAAACTCAAGCTGCTGGGAATCGATCCCAATAATCTAACACCGGGCAATATACGAAAGGAGGTTCCGGTTTTGTCGCCCATCAACGGATTCGTTTCTAAGATCAATATCAGCATCGGGAAGTATACATCGCCCACGGATATTCTGTTCGAGCTGATAGATCCTTCGGACCTGCACCTGTCTTTAAAAGTGTTTGAAAAGGATCTTCCCAAAATCGCCGTTGGCGAAAAAGTGTATGCCTGGAGCAATAACAACCCCGAAAAGAAATATGCCGCGAAAGTATTCCTGATCAACAGGACATTTGATGAGAACCGGAGTACAGAGATCCATTGTCATTTTGATAAATACGCAGCAGAATTGGTTCCCGGAATGTTCATGAATGGAGATGTTGCTGTTCAGGATGTGAAAAGCCTTGTAGTACCTGAAGAAGCTGTTGTTCGCTGGGCCAATAAACATTATGTATTTGTGGAAAAAGAAAATGGCGATTTCACCATGACGGAAGTTATTCCGGGTGTTCTGAATGGCGCCAGGCAACAGATCGAAAGCAAGAACATCACCACAGACACCAAGCTGGTGCTGAAGAACGCTTTTTCATTGCTGATGAAATTGATGAACGCGGAAGAAGAAGGCTAA
- a CDS encoding CusA/CzcA family heavy metal efflux RND transporter, producing the protein MNEAVSSSASRMMNAAVFGQIIILIVYLPILSLTGIEGKMFKPMAQTVAFAILGAFILSLTYVPMISSLLISKKIPHKLNISERIMEKAGLLYQRALRKVLMVRKLVVAATFLLFAFAIIIFNRMGGEFIPQLEEGDFAVETRLLVGANLSTTITAINRISDTLKAKYPEVEKIVSRIGSAEIPTDPMPIEGGDMIIVLKEKEKWTNAKSFAELADKMSATAQEVVPGVTTGFQYPVQMRFNELMTGAKQDVVCKIFGEDLDKLASYAGELGNIAKTVDGTADWYIETVTGMPQIVVDFNRDEIAKYGLDIENINTTIHAAFAGAVAGKVYEGEKSFDLTIRVGDEGRRNIEDVRNLQISTPGGLQIPLHQVASIDEIEGPNQIQRENTRRRIIVGFNVRGRDVQSIVEELQQKVEKSLKMDAGYTVSFGGAFENLQQARKRLSIAVPVALLLIFGMLYFAFSSLKESILIYTAIPLSAIGGVFALAMRDMPFSISAGVGFIALFGVAVLNGIVLISEFNRIKKDGHITDTLELVLTGTRNRLRPVLMTAAVASLGFLPMAASNGAGAEVQRPLATVVIGGLISATFLTLFVLPALYLLFNRATITRMKKTVATMVLFLSITAVASAQTPVSLQESLQLATRNNLQMKSARLNQQSVEKLTRSGFDPAKTELTGDYGKVNSAYNDSRIGISQTINFPSVYAHRSKILKTDFMVAQQDTRLSELELNAQVRATFFEYVSMVKRQTLLQYADSLYRLFESTSNKRFESGAANILEKTAAETQRQQIGIQLRQLETDLAIVLNRFNLLIQDSVSRAPETVDPKFETTAFQNDPSASIQESPVYIRSQLVAANEYNRFKLEKAKQLPDLTIGYNNQSLQGVQNIDGHEKFYNSGHRFSYFSAGISIPLFYGAQAARAQSAKLSWESKQKETTQVEMQLRTNLLIAKQEVDKFREALHYFETSGLKNASLLISTADQQFLAGEIDYLQWVLIVNQSIGIQNQYIDQLNNYNQALIQLHKLSNK; encoded by the coding sequence ATGAATGAAGCGGTTTCTTCCTCTGCATCACGTATGATGAATGCCGCAGTGTTCGGACAGATCATTATCCTGATCGTTTACCTGCCCATCCTTTCCCTTACAGGCATCGAAGGCAAAATGTTCAAGCCGATGGCACAGACAGTGGCCTTCGCAATACTAGGAGCATTCATCCTTTCCCTTACTTATGTTCCGATGATCAGCTCGCTGCTCATCAGTAAGAAGATCCCGCACAAACTCAATATTTCTGAAAGGATCATGGAGAAGGCAGGACTGCTCTATCAGCGGGCGCTGAGAAAAGTGCTGATGGTGCGCAAACTGGTAGTGGCCGCCACTTTCCTGCTGTTCGCCTTTGCGATCATCATCTTCAATCGTATGGGAGGAGAATTCATTCCGCAGCTGGAAGAAGGTGATTTTGCGGTGGAGACAAGGTTACTGGTAGGCGCCAATCTTTCCACCACCATCACTGCTATCAATCGGATCTCGGATACACTGAAAGCAAAATATCCTGAAGTGGAAAAGATCGTATCCCGGATCGGGAGCGCAGAAATCCCTACAGATCCGATGCCCATCGAGGGTGGCGATATGATCATCGTGTTGAAAGAGAAAGAAAAATGGACAAATGCAAAAAGCTTTGCAGAGCTGGCGGATAAGATGTCGGCCACTGCGCAGGAAGTGGTGCCCGGCGTTACTACCGGTTTCCAGTATCCCGTACAAATGCGATTCAATGAATTGATGACTGGCGCCAAGCAGGATGTGGTTTGCAAGATCTTCGGTGAAGATCTCGACAAACTTGCTTCGTATGCAGGCGAACTGGGCAATATCGCGAAAACTGTAGACGGAACAGCGGACTGGTATATCGAAACGGTTACGGGAATGCCGCAGATAGTTGTCGATTTCAACAGGGATGAGATTGCGAAATACGGACTGGATATCGAGAACATCAATACCACCATCCACGCTGCATTTGCAGGTGCTGTTGCCGGGAAAGTATATGAAGGCGAGAAAAGTTTTGATCTTACTATCAGAGTGGGAGATGAAGGAAGAAGGAATATCGAAGATGTAAGGAACCTTCAGATCTCCACTCCGGGCGGACTGCAAATCCCATTGCACCAGGTGGCCTCCATCGATGAGATCGAAGGCCCCAACCAGATCCAGCGAGAGAATACGAGAAGACGAATCATCGTAGGATTCAATGTACGCGGGCGCGATGTGCAATCCATTGTTGAAGAGTTGCAGCAAAAAGTGGAAAAAAGTTTGAAGATGGATGCCGGCTATACCGTCAGTTTCGGAGGCGCATTCGAAAACCTGCAACAGGCCAGGAAGCGGTTAAGCATCGCCGTTCCGGTAGCGCTCCTGCTCATTTTCGGTATGCTGTATTTTGCATTTTCCTCATTGAAAGAAAGCATACTGATCTATACAGCCATTCCGCTTTCGGCCATCGGTGGCGTATTTGCACTGGCCATGCGGGATATGCCCTTCAGTATCTCCGCAGGCGTAGGTTTCATTGCATTGTTCGGCGTGGCAGTACTGAATGGCATCGTACTCATCTCTGAATTCAACCGCATCAAAAAGGATGGTCATATCACTGATACACTTGAACTGGTATTAACAGGAACGCGTAACCGCCTGCGGCCCGTATTGATGACTGCCGCTGTGGCCAGTCTTGGTTTCCTTCCCATGGCTGCCAGCAACGGTGCAGGCGCAGAAGTGCAGCGTCCCCTGGCAACAGTGGTGATTGGCGGACTGATCTCTGCCACTTTCCTCACACTATTTGTATTGCCTGCTTTGTACTTATTGTTTAACCGTGCAACCATTACCCGTATGAAAAAAACAGTAGCCACAATGGTTCTTTTCCTGTCGATTACTGCCGTTGCATCGGCACAAACTCCTGTGAGCCTGCAGGAGTCATTGCAACTGGCCACCCGCAACAACCTGCAAATGAAAAGCGCTAGGCTGAACCAGCAGTCCGTTGAAAAGCTCACCAGGTCAGGGTTTGATCCTGCCAAAACGGAGCTCACCGGAGATTATGGAAAAGTAAACAGCGCCTACAATGATTCGCGTATCGGTATCAGCCAAACTATCAATTTCCCATCAGTATATGCGCATCGTTCCAAGATACTAAAGACCGATTTCATGGTTGCCCAACAGGACACACGCTTGTCTGAGCTGGAATTGAATGCACAGGTGCGGGCTACATTCTTTGAATATGTATCGATGGTAAAGCGACAGACGCTGCTGCAATATGCCGATAGTTTGTATCGCCTGTTTGAATCTACGTCCAACAAAAGGTTTGAGAGTGGCGCTGCCAATATCCTTGAAAAAACAGCCGCGGAAACACAGCGCCAACAGATCGGCATTCAATTGCGGCAACTGGAAACAGATCTTGCAATTGTATTGAACCGCTTCAATTTACTGATCCAGGATTCAGTTTCACGTGCTCCTGAAACAGTTGATCCCAAATTCGAAACAACAGCATTTCAGAACGATCCGTCTGCTTCGATCCAGGAGTCACCAGTATATATAAGATCTCAATTGGTTGCCGCCAACGAGTACAACCGCTTCAAACTCGAAAAGGCAAAACAATTACCGGATCTTACCATTGGTTACAATAACCAGAGCCTTCAGGGTGTACAGAATATCGATGGTCACGAGAAATTCTACAATAGCGGACATCGCTTCAGCTATTTCAGCGCAGGCATCAGCATACCGCTGTTCTACGGTGCACAGGCAGCGCGTGCGCAGTCCGCTAAATTATCCTGGGAAAGCAAACAAAAAGAAACCACGCAAGTGGAAATGCAGCTCCGCACCAATTTGCTGATCGCAAAACAGGAAGTGGACAAATTCCGCGAAGCGCTCCATTATTTTGAAACCAGCGGGCTCAAAAATGCTTCGCTGCTGATCAGTACAGCCGACCAGCAGTTCCTGGCAGGGGAGATCGATTATCTGCAATGGGTGTTGATCGTGAATCAATCCATCGGTATTCAGAACCAATATATCGATCAACTCAACAACTATAACCAGGCTCTTATCCAATTACACAAACTCAGCAATAAATAA